The genomic interval CAGATCGGCTATAATTTGCCAATCGCTGTCACTGGGCAAGACGGATGACATGGCGTTGACAGCAGAACTTCCCCCAAGAGTTCCACCGCGGGGGTAATGAATACCCAAAAGAGTCGCTCCCGCAGGGGGGCTCGTGCCGACATAAAAGGTGCCATCGGTTTTGCGGTACACGCGATGGTTGTGCTGCAGTAGGCGACTCTCATTTGCGTAATTGCGTACAAAGAAGTCCCATCGCATAGAGGCATCCTGGTAGGGCAAAAAGAATAGCGCCCCAATCTCGGAcgtggggttgttgctttGGTCATCGCCGGCTTCGACCAAGAGCACAGAGTGGCCGGccttggcgaggttggttgCCAGAGGACCACCTCCAGGTCCAGAACCAACGATCACATAATCGTAGACGTTGTCTTCTGGTTTGGTGTAACCACCAtgcccacccccgccgccaccaaagGCCGGGATGGCGAAGATGGTCAAGCCGGTGAGGATGGTTGTTGTGAGGCGTAACATGGTTGGAGGTCAAGATAGGTCTAGTCAGACCTGGCCAAACTTTGGTGGCTCTTTGGACTTGATGATTCGGTGAAAAGAAACAACAGAGGAGGTTCTCTCATGCTTTATAGATTCTGTAGCCACCAGGTACTAGTCGGGGCTTCTTCGCAAGATGATCCCAAGGTAAGGGACTCGCCTTCCTGTCTCTGGTCGATTTCCAGCCTCCTGGATCACCTTTAGCTGTTGCGTCCCACTAACAAAGCCGCGATGTTGCGCTGGACCAGGGGTTTCTGTGGTTGAGCGGGGACGCCTTTCCTTCCCCGGACATTCCAGGCACACCACTGCATGTCAGCACTTCCCCGCTCCGGCCAACTTGTCGGAACAGACCCGCGATTGGGTGTTCTGGCTACCGAAGGGGGGTGTCGTTGGTGTAGAGAAGATCTCAAGAGAACCCAACATGCCTCCTCGACGTCAGAGCAGAGTCGGCTTGTGGCATGGCGCGTTAAGTATGAGGAtgtaaaaaataaaaaataaaattaaaaaaacAAGAGATGGAAAGACTAATCTTACCATGATGAGTCTTGGCATCTGCAGGAAAACGGCTGCCAGCCCCTGTCCATTCCGAGTTGGGTTGCTTTTTGCCCTTGCCAAGGCCTCTACCATGTGCTGTTGTCTGCAGTGGTCCCTTGATGTTGGTTTCAACGGTCCATCTAACACCTAGAAGGGGAGCCATCAAGGCAATAGTGTGACTGTTTCCCCGCTCGTGGCAGTGGGATCCGGCGACTCGGAAAGGATCCAGGAAGCTGGTAGCTAAAAAGCCGCCTCACAGACGGACTATTGATTCCTTGCCACGCACATAACAGTGTCTAGTGATGTACCTAGATACCTCATTACTAATCCCAAGACATGAACTTGAGCGTCTGCCCTGCCCATCGACTAGCTACATCTTTGACCTTGGCTGTTTCGTAGATGAACCAGTCATACGGATATGCCACATTTTCCTCGCTCAGGTCGGCTTCGGGAGGGAAGCTCCCATAGGcgccaacaaccacgacGTCTTTAATGGTAGCATAGCCTCTCCCGTCAGAGGAAAACACTGCATTTCCAGTCCCAATTCCGTCAAACACACTCTTCTCTACCAGCACCTTCCCACCACTTCCAATGTCAAGACCTCTCTGTGGCTTCTCGTAGAACGAATTGAAGATATGCCCAGTGCCGGATCGGAACGACAGGGCATTGGTGACGTTCACAAAGTGGTTTCTCGCAAATGTTATGTGGAATTTGTCGTTGTCCTCAAGAGCGCTGCTGTCTGGGTGCCCGATTGCCACGGCTGAATCGAAGGCGTGTGAGAAGCCGTGGAATTTGTTGTGGCTCACCGAGATGTAGTCACTGCCGCTAGTGATTCCTAGAAGCTTTCCACCCGAAGCCGAGATGTCTAGATGGTCGAGCCAGATGGAGCGGCCGTTCTGGATAGTGATAGCAtcggtcttggtgttggagatgaCTAGGTTACGGATGATAACGTTGCGGCTGTCCTTTAGCAGCAGGCTGATACCGCTCAGAGCTGTTAACAGCAAGTGTGGTGTGTCAGTGCTGAGCGACAAAAAAACTTGGTGTGTGAAACAACATACAGCTTCCAGGAGCACCGATAATGGTCTTACTGGACCCTACTGCAACTTGGATGCCTTCTGCCTCAATAGCCGCACCGACAATAACCACGCCTACTTCTGTTCCTGCCATGGCAGCGGTAAACTCATCCACTGTCTTCACAAAGTTGTGCTCAGCCCCCCAGCCGCCAATAGTTCTGTCCATGTGCCATTCTTGTCAGACTCGTCTTTGGCCGTGGGTAGGTCCAGATGATGATTGATGGTGGGGGTTAATACTCACGCTCCGAACACAGAACAATAACCAATATTGCAGGCATCGTCGTATGTTGcctcttcctgctcttcccAATTCATCTGTCTTTTCGACAGAAGACGGGGCTTGTTGATCCTGACGGCGGTGGCAACTGTGGCAGCTGTGGCCAACCATACAAGGGAGTGTGCAGTACGCATCTCTGTGTGACGCTTTCTTATGACTTCAGACGTCACGGATCCTTGTAATCTTGTTTGATCAATGTGGGAAAAGTCACCCCTTCTTAAAGGGAGTTGGTGGGTGCGGGGGCAAGCGCTCAAAGTTCATGGGGTATCTGCATCTCATCAACACGTCTGATAGTCTGTTTCCCCCGCTTCATTTACCATGTGTGACGTTTGTCTTGGAGAATGTTGCTTTCAGTGGAATATATTAACGACTAGAACATTCTTCGAGGCTTAAACGGGTAATTTGACTTCATGCGACACCAAGCCCGGTAAATGGTCCGGCTTGAAGGGCTGCGCCAAGAGATCTACATTTTGATTTTGACGTTCCGCAGCGGTGTTTCTTTAAAGCCCGTTTCCAAGTGAAAG from Podospora pseudoanserina strain CBS 124.78 chromosome 6, whole genome shotgun sequence carries:
- a CDS encoding hypothetical protein (EggNog:ENOG503NUJG; COG:H; CAZy:PL1) — translated: MRTAHSLVWLATAATVATAVRINKPRLLSKRQMNWEEQEEATYDDACNIGYCSVFGATIGGWGAEHNFVKTVDEFTAAMAGTEVGVVIVGAAIEAEGIQVAVGSSKTIIGAPGSSLSGISLLLKDSRNVIIRNLVISNTKTDAITIQNGRSIWLDHLDISASGGKLLGITSGSDYISVSHNKFHGFSHAFDSAVAIGHPDSSALEDNDKFHITFARNHFVNVTNALSFRSGTGHIFNSFYEKPQRGLDIGSGGKVLVEKSVFDGIGTGNAVFSSDGRGYATIKDVVVVGAYGSFPPEADLSEENVAYPYDWFIYETAKVKDVASRWAGQTLKFMSWD